In Nicotiana tabacum cultivar K326 chromosome 10, ASM71507v2, whole genome shotgun sequence, the DNA window ctttatacatGCATAGTAATTTCCTGCTTTAATTATGACATGATACAGGTCCTAACTCATTTGGAGTTGGTGGTTAAGTGGTGAGTTGAAACATCAATAGGGATCATAAATATTGTTACATGCAATTTTCGGAGAAACACTCTGTGtgtcttatatttttcttttaaaaaagtgatgattttctttttctttctcgaGCCGTTTCATTTGTAAGACTAATAATGCAAACAtgaatttctttttccttttttccaatCAAGCTGCTAACATGATTTCTTATTGTTCTTAAAGTGCTTAATTGCTACCCTAAACAATACCCGTTTCCTTATGCCATTGTTTACTGCATGTACATCTCATTCTCGATCAACATTTAACACGTTGGGCCCGTGCTTAGCACGGGCTTCCGCGtctagtgtatatatatataataaacatGCTAACATGTGCGTGAAACGTACGAAAGaatatatttttcttgaaaaaagtaaaaaactgTAGTGATGCATTATACCTGTATGATAGAATATAgagttataaaaataatattctaaTGCCTAATAGttcaaagaataaaaataacaataatattaagttattgtTTAAAAACTTAAAACTAGACAACAAATCACAAATACtcattatataataaaaatagccaaaatagaGTCATCAAATAAATATCTAAACTAAAGCGATCAGATGAATTCTGAAACCAAAAACTaacttgaaaataataataaaaaataccaaaaaaaaaaacgagaAGAAAATGTAGCATAAAAAAGGAAAATGCAAGCATGAAAGCTGAGTAAAAATTGGAGGACAAAACTATTTGCTTTGTAATTTGTACTTTGTAAATAAAGGTGCAAAATGTATTTGTTACTCtgtattaaattataaaattatgatAAATAATACCTTTAGCTTTTGAGAATTGTAGTTTTAAAATTTAATAGAGTTAACTTTTGAATATTTAAGTTAAAAAATTATTAAGCAATTTTAGCTTAAAATTAGGAAAGCTCTCGGGGAGTATGCCCCAAATGAATGCCCAAAACGTTGGGACTTACGCTTAGGCGAACGTCCGGAATGTTAGTGCTTACGCCCTATGGTACTTATGCCCTGCCAGTATGCCTCAATGTGTTTTCGACACTTTGCCCTAGGGCTTGCTCGTAAAATACCTTATAAAACACTGGACACAACAATATTCTATATACTAGTGAATAATTCAAGATGCCCCAACACATGTATTGATTCtttagatgttatttattataTCCGGACGATCTTGGTAAATAGTTATTTTTTAGATCGGTTATTAGAACTTAGTCATATTTAAATTGGAATAGCAAAGAAGCCACTGGTTCGATTAAATTGATGTGTTTGCCCCCAACTAGAATACGAAATAAAATTCCAATAATCAATAATGGAGTTTGAAACTTTGACAAGTGAAATCCCTGTAAATTATGATGGaatttccaaaatccaaaaattgtgaGCCTTTACCGATACAACATCTAAATTCTATGAATGATTCTTGGTTTTGGAACCTTTACTATTGCAAAATAGAAAAATCTAATAAAAAATTATCGTTTTTGAATTCTCATTATACTTCAGTAACTTTTAACCTTTAAATATTAAATCTAGGAAAATGTATTGATTTTCGAACCTTTATTAATGCAAAATCCAGGAAAAATTACTGATTTTTGAACCTTTACTAGTGCAAAAACAAGAAAATCCAGGAACGATTAATAATTTTTGAATTCACCTTATACTTCAGTAATTTTTAGCCTTTTAATACAAAATTCAGAAAAATTACTAGTTTTTGAATCTTTACTAATTGAAAATCCAGCAACAATTCACGGTTTCTGAATTCATAATATACTTCAACAATTGAGAACTACAGCTAATTCAAACTCTAGGAACAATTGCTAAATTTTAAACTTATAAATATTCAAAGTTCAAGTTCAGTGATTGTTACTGAAATTTGTTCCGTATTTTAGATAAGGATATTTTTACCCAAACTTTTATTTTCGCATTAATAAATGGCTACTTTGCCAATACAATTTGTAATATGGTCAAACTTTAATAGCCGAACTAAACAATGGGCAACGCAGCTAATTTTATCATTATATTATTACAACTTATTTAATAATAGTATAATTGAATGTTATGGCATTCATAAGATTTATTGGTAACTGACATGTTAGTTATTTGCGTTAGAAACTGAAACAACAAAGCAAATTTCTAATGCAAttttagcagatttttagtaTTGTAATTCCTAGTCTTAGgagttattttctcttttttgtaaTTTGAGTGTTCAATAAATCAATAgcatatttttctattttcagttAGGAATTTGATGCTATAAATATATGTCTATAAGTCACAAATGAAGTACGTAGAATTTCCTTTGCATCATATTCCAGTAGTCACTTCTCTTAGCAATTTTagtcttacttttttttttccttttttttttctctttaaaaaATCAACTACTGTAATCATAGCCATCTAACTAAGAGACCTAAGTGAGTGAATTTTTTCTTGGTACATGTGTAAGTATGAACTAATTCTGTAAAACCACAAATATAACTCTTATATCAATTGTTGGATTTTTAAAGAGAAGAAACgaaagaaaacaaagtaaagactgaaattgCTAAGGAAATGACTACTAAAATTTCCTTTGCTGCATATTCTAGTAGTCACTTCTTTTAGGATCTTTGGCCGtatatctgtattgggaaaaaactgagtttatattaaagatgatgtggTATGACACGTGaattagttaaatggtcaaagcgcagcaattgactaagaggcacggatggagacagccacaggaagaagaatttaaataggcacgagacgacgtatagatacgagtctcgtaccaatttaaattatttacagccaacggattagaaggcattaaaggcaaagatctgatgacagaaaggagtccaaattcattattaaatacttgatacgttacaaaattggtatttaataggaatgattgtataacggcttatttaatgtcatttattactcatgattatatcattaaagctgaggcttcattcctttacctagaattatctataaaaggaagaagtatcatcatttgtaaggacacggaatactactgagaatttattgaaatacacatctatttgcttttttaccatcattctcaaaagtattttatttttgtctcctgattatcagtaacccgaatttctttttagctttgaccaaaaaCTTAGATTTTTGATTAAACAATATCTTGACGgcttgttttgaaaatttatttGAGAACAATGTTTTCATGGAATATGATCagtctttttaaaaaataatttgactTATTTTTTTTGAAGTTCCCAAAAATTGTTCTAAACCAGTTTTTGGGTGAAAAACTTAGGCACCATTTGGCCAtgagttttgccaaaataaatttaggatttattttcaaaactcatgtttggccataaattttgtccacattttggcaaaattccaaatcccaaaatcaccccaattactgattttgggccaaaatcctaaaacttgggaattatatacatgtttttccaaaataaagttggaaaatatgttttgaaaacgtatgtccaaacacatttttattttcaaatcaaacttcacccaaatcagatttttcaaaacaaatttggaatttatggccaaacgctagctaagaGTATAGTAAACAAAAATTTGAACCTCTTTAACAATAATATAATGAACTTTAGGCTAGTGTCATGAAGTTAGGTGTAGAGTGAAGAAGTTCAGGCGGATAGGCCAGTGTCATGAAGTTTGAGTTTTGAACTTGGCAGTTTAGCAATGTAGCTAAACTTTAAATACACTATAAGATGTGGCTAGGTTTTAAATACAATCATTTAAAAAGTGGCTACCTGATGTCATTTCTACCTATCTATTGTACCCTAACCCAACGCTCTGAAGCCCAAGTGCTCCCCCATCATCTCTGCCGGAAAATTGAAGAAATTTCATCATCTCCTCTTGTCGGAGCTCTCCCTCATTTTGCTCAAAAGTATAAGTTTTATCTGTTTACAGCTCTATTTTTTGCTCCTTTTTCACAATTTGTTTGTTTCTAATGTTGCATTTGATTGGTTGAAAATTCCCTTTAAGACCTTAAGTTAAAATAAGTgctactattttattttttttagattttcatttttctaattgaAAGTTCTCTTTTAGCATTTGATTTCAATGTGTTTCAGATCTTTCAGGAATTTTAATTATTAGACcatttggttgatcttgaatttgCTGCAAAATAATCAACTTTGTTGCTTCCTTTTTTGGCCTTTAGTTATCATTGGATGTCTTGCTACaatgaaaagttttacaaaattgTCGTAACCGATTAAGAATAGAACACAAtgggtatttaagtggagaatgGTAGAGCGGCGGATCCATTATCCTCGGTTTTGAAGCCTGTGGTTGGTCATAAGGGTTCGCCCCAGACGGATGTCTCGGTcataaaaaaagaacaaaatataGAACACAATGGAAACAAATGAAAAATGTTGTACCAACTAGTTGGGGTCAAAGTAATTATCTTCAGCAGGACAAGTGTGAGATTTAGGCAACCTAAGTTTCTGCTTAAGATGGATTATTTGGTCTTGGAACTAATATGAGACTGAAGGATACTTGATTGACTCTTAATGGTTCATAGAGAGTTTGTCCATGGACTAGTTTACAGTAATCATAAGTTGTTC includes these proteins:
- the LOC107825306 gene encoding uncharacterized protein LOC107825306 isoform X1, with the translated sequence MWLGFKYNHLKSGYLMSFLPIYCTLTQRSEAQVLPHHLCRKIEEISSSPLVGALPHFAQNCSHMFTNTQRQEEHSGKYGTPRVEYLQELVTQFKNASSEGIGNSI
- the LOC107825306 gene encoding uncharacterized protein LOC107825306 isoform X2; its protein translation is MWLGFKYNHLKSGYLMSFLPIYCTLTQRSEAQVLPHHLCRKIEEISSSPLVGALPHFAQNHMFTNTQRQEEHSGKYGTPRVEYLQELVTQFKNASSEGIGNSI